A window of the Synechococcus sp. JA-3-3Ab genome harbors these coding sequences:
- a CDS encoding tetratricopeptide repeat protein → MAKGFGKPAKKQPLLSARQAAGRFRRGEWAGCRQLCEQILAAADRSDLEEAIALTQAHALLGRIEEGSGRYPAAMLHYQQAIVACPPAAPASLAAEVHALLGGVLRQMGEKKQAQRLFEQALARDPALLMARVGLADLLQMRGEYEAALAHYLQAWQGSQQEADIP, encoded by the coding sequence ATGGCTAAGGGCTTTGGAAAACCGGCGAAAAAACAGCCGCTCCTCTCGGCCCGACAGGCGGCAGGCCGCTTCCGGCGGGGGGAATGGGCTGGCTGCCGGCAGCTCTGTGAGCAGATCCTCGCCGCTGCCGACCGGTCTGATCTGGAAGAGGCCATTGCCTTGACGCAAGCCCATGCTCTTTTGGGGCGCATCGAGGAGGGATCCGGTCGCTACCCTGCCGCCATGCTGCACTACCAACAGGCCATCGTGGCCTGTCCCCCTGCTGCTCCCGCCAGCTTGGCCGCTGAGGTTCATGCGCTGCTGGGGGGAGTACTGCGGCAGATGGGCGAGAAAAAGCAGGCGCAACGGCTCTTCGAGCAAGCCCTGGCCCGGGATCCAGCGCTGCTGATGGCGCGGGTGGGGCTGGCCGACCTGCTGCAGATGCGAGGAGAATACGAGGCGGCTCTGGCCCATTATTTGCAGGCCTGGCAGGGATCCCAGCAAGAGGCAGACATTCCTTAG
- a CDS encoding class I SAM-dependent DNA methyltransferase yields MGFWKQGQVEVASSWFRRALALQPEHSDARYMLAIVGELPLPDRTPPEWVRRLFDEYAPRFEQHLLEKLNYQGPQAVRQGILAAAGGASPWFERALDLGCGTGLAGSQVRSYVG; encoded by the coding sequence ATGGGCTTTTGGAAGCAGGGACAAGTGGAGGTGGCCAGCTCTTGGTTTCGGCGGGCGCTCGCCCTGCAGCCCGAACACAGCGATGCCCGCTACATGCTGGCCATTGTGGGGGAGCTGCCCCTGCCCGACAGGACTCCTCCGGAGTGGGTGCGACGTCTATTTGACGAATATGCGCCCCGCTTTGAGCAGCATTTGCTGGAAAAACTGAACTACCAGGGGCCACAGGCTGTGCGGCAAGGGATCCTGGCTGCCGCAGGGGGAGCGTCTCCTTGGTTTGAGCGGGCGCTGGATCTGGGCTGTGGCACCGGCCTGGCGGGATCCCAGGTGCGCTCCTACGTTGGATAG